The Vibrio sp. SNU_ST1 genome has a segment encoding these proteins:
- the aroC gene encoding chorismate synthase has translation MAGNSIGQHFRVTTFGESHGIALGCIVDGCPPGLEITEADLQRDLDRRRPGTSRYTTARREADEVKILSGVFEGQTTGTSIGLLIENTDQRSKDYSEIKDKFRPGHADYTYHQKYGVRDYRGGGRSSARETAMRVAAGAIAKKYLKQEFGVEIQAYLSQMGDISIDKVDWSEIENNAFFCPDADKVPEFDQLIRDLLKEGNSIGAKIQVVATKVPVGLGEPIFDRLDADIAHALMSINAVKGVEIGDGFDVVNQRGSEHRDPLTPEGFSSNHAGGILGGISTGQDIVASIALKPTSSITVPGDTITKDGEATQLITKGRHDPCVGIRAVPIAEAMLAIVLLDHLLRHRGQNFGVTTETPKI, from the coding sequence ATGGCAGGAAACAGTATCGGACAACATTTCCGCGTGACTACGTTCGGAGAAAGTCACGGTATCGCACTAGGATGTATCGTAGATGGGTGCCCACCAGGATTAGAAATTACCGAAGCAGACCTTCAAAGAGATTTGGATCGTCGTCGCCCAGGTACTTCTCGTTATACAACGGCTCGCCGTGAAGCGGATGAAGTGAAAATCTTATCAGGTGTATTTGAAGGCCAAACTACGGGTACTTCTATTGGTCTATTGATTGAAAACACAGACCAACGCTCTAAAGACTATTCCGAAATTAAAGACAAGTTCCGCCCTGGCCACGCTGATTATACCTACCATCAAAAGTACGGTGTGCGTGATTACCGAGGTGGCGGTCGCTCTTCTGCTCGTGAAACTGCAATGCGTGTTGCGGCAGGTGCGATTGCGAAGAAATACCTTAAGCAAGAATTTGGTGTTGAAATCCAAGCTTATCTTTCTCAAATGGGTGATATCTCAATTGATAAAGTGGATTGGAGCGAGATCGAAAACAACGCTTTCTTCTGTCCTGATGCCGACAAAGTACCAGAATTTGACCAACTGATTCGTGATTTGCTAAAAGAAGGCAACTCGATCGGTGCGAAGATTCAAGTGGTTGCGACTAAAGTGCCTGTAGGCCTTGGTGAACCAATCTTTGATCGTCTAGATGCCGACATCGCACACGCTCTTATGAGTATCAATGCGGTGAAAGGTGTTGAGATTGGTGATGGTTTTGATGTGGTTAATCAGCGCGGTAGTGAACACCGTGATCCATTAACTCCAGAAGGCTTCAGCAGTAATCATGCTGGTGGTATCTTAGGCGGTATTTCTACTGGCCAAGATATTGTGGCAAGTATTGCACTTAAGCCGACATCAAGCATTACCGTTCCTGGTGACACGATCACCAAAGACGGTGAAGCAACGCAGTTAATCACTAAAGGTCGTCACGATCCATGTGTTGGTATCCGTGCAGTGCCTATTGCTGAAGCGATGCTGGCTATCGTGTTGCTTGATCACTTACTACGTCACCGTGGCCAAAACTTTGGTGTGACAACAGAAACACCAAAAATCTAG
- a CDS encoding 4-phosphoerythronate dehydrogenase, with the protein MKILIDENMPYAEALFSQLGEVTMKSGRTLTADDLVDVDALMIRSVTKVNESLISKANKLKFVGTATAGMDHVDQELMKERGIFFTAAPGCNKVGVAEYAFSAMMVLAQQQGFSVFDKTVGIIGCGQVGSYLAKCLEGIGIKVLLNDPLKQQEGDTREFTELDTLLEQSDVITLHTPITKTGEFPTHHLINEQVLNNLRADQILINAARGPVVDNQALKARLQKVDGFTAVLDVFEFEPEVDMELLPLLAFATPHVAGYGLEGKARGTTMIFNSYCEFLGTEQRAYASDLLSTAPVPQMKLDRAWDEATLHNLTQLIYDVRKDDALFRRNISTPGSFDKMRKEYWDRREYSAVELTGDESCNLTPLSKLGFMVKPTL; encoded by the coding sequence ATGAAAATCTTAATCGACGAAAATATGCCTTACGCTGAAGCGCTTTTTAGCCAGCTAGGGGAAGTGACAATGAAGTCTGGTCGCACATTAACAGCTGACGACCTAGTTGACGTAGACGCATTGATGATTCGCTCTGTTACCAAAGTAAACGAGTCATTAATCAGCAAAGCCAATAAGCTGAAGTTTGTCGGTACTGCGACGGCTGGTATGGATCACGTTGACCAAGAATTGATGAAAGAGCGTGGCATTTTCTTTACTGCAGCCCCAGGCTGTAACAAGGTGGGTGTGGCTGAGTACGCGTTCAGTGCGATGATGGTTCTTGCACAGCAGCAAGGCTTCTCTGTTTTTGATAAAACGGTTGGTATTATCGGCTGTGGCCAAGTTGGCAGCTACTTAGCGAAGTGCCTAGAGGGCATCGGTATCAAAGTTTTGCTGAACGATCCTCTAAAACAGCAAGAGGGTGATACTCGCGAATTTACTGAGCTAGATACTCTGCTTGAGCAGTCAGACGTCATCACTCTGCATACGCCAATCACTAAGACAGGTGAGTTCCCAACGCATCATTTGATCAATGAGCAAGTACTGAACAATTTACGTGCTGACCAAATTCTGATTAATGCGGCTCGTGGTCCTGTGGTTGATAACCAAGCGCTAAAAGCTCGCTTGCAAAAAGTTGACGGTTTTACTGCGGTTCTGGATGTGTTTGAGTTTGAACCTGAAGTTGACATGGAATTACTTCCGCTGCTTGCTTTCGCAACGCCTCACGTAGCGGGCTACGGTTTAGAGGGTAAAGCACGTGGTACCACGATGATCTTCAACAGTTATTGTGAGTTTTTAGGTACGGAACAACGTGCTTATGCAAGCGACCTTCTGTCGACAGCGCCAGTGCCTCAAATGAAATTAGATAGAGCTTGGGATGAAGCAACACTGCACAATTTGACTCAGTTGATCTATGATGTGCGCAAAGACGACGCCTTATTCCGTCGCAATATCTCTACGCCGGGTTCTTTTGACAAGATGCGTAAAGAATATTGGGACCGCAGAGAGTACAGTGCAGTCGAGTTAACGGGCGACGAATCTTGTAATTTAACGCCGTTATCTAAACTCGGTTTTATGGTAAAGCCAACTTTATAA
- the mnmC gene encoding bifunctional tRNA (5-methylaminomethyl-2-thiouridine)(34)-methyltransferase MnmD/FAD-dependent 5-carboxymethylaminomethyl-2-thiouridine(34) oxidoreductase MnmC: MTSITNAELEWNESGTPVSDQFDDVYFSNVNGLEETRYVFLKQNHLPERWVEHQQRRFVIAETGFGTGLNFLAVWQWFDAFLKDNPHAMTKELHFISFEKYPLNKDDLIKAHQSWPELAEYATQLQEHYPIALPECHRIVLGDGAITLDLWFGDIKDCMPNVPTPQEGLVDAWFLDGFAPSKNPEMWNQNLFNGMAKLAKQDCSCATFTAAGFVRRGLIEAGFAMKKVKGFGTKREMIAGRLGEKRAHTNIKPWYGLSEHSESQDIAIIGGGVASAALAKTLSRRGKNITLYCEHQQAAGNASGNNQGAIYPLLSEATSNVSRIFGPSLLFARQFINQAAQSINFDHHWCGVNILMWDEGSTKKLNRMLEGNFHTDLIQRLSPEQANEKIGLPVDKESVYFPLGGWLSPLQLTQGLIGKLVETNKVSAHYQHQITQLEWLDAEQQWLLTIDTPQGEIQAKHDQVVVANGHKFTQFEQTRPVPLTPVKGQVSHIPTTENLSQLKTVLCFDGYLTPQNPNNGHHCIGANYDKTNIDQEFDIEVQQHNGERLHGSLPDQVWTKDVDTSDNLARQGIRSVSRDHLPFVGNVGDFESIKEQYQDLHNFNPQRHSIDDVQTVTSFPNLYCFIGLGSRGLSSAPLLAEVLASQICGDPLPLPVDVLEAIHPSRMWVRRLRKGKALTAGWVADKHSKSNS, translated from the coding sequence ATGACTTCAATTACTAATGCAGAACTGGAATGGAATGAGTCTGGCACGCCAGTTTCAGACCAATTTGACGACGTTTACTTCTCTAATGTTAACGGTTTAGAAGAAACTCGCTACGTCTTTTTAAAACAAAACCACCTTCCAGAGCGTTGGGTTGAACATCAACAGCGCCGTTTTGTGATTGCTGAAACCGGTTTTGGTACAGGTTTAAACTTTCTCGCAGTCTGGCAATGGTTCGATGCTTTTCTTAAAGATAACCCACATGCTATGACCAAAGAGTTACATTTCATCAGTTTTGAAAAATATCCTCTCAATAAAGATGACCTCATCAAAGCCCACCAATCGTGGCCAGAATTAGCGGAGTATGCGACACAACTTCAAGAACACTATCCGATTGCCCTACCTGAATGTCACCGCATTGTGCTGGGTGATGGTGCGATCACGCTTGATTTGTGGTTTGGTGATATTAAGGATTGTATGCCAAACGTGCCTACTCCGCAGGAAGGTTTGGTTGACGCTTGGTTCTTAGACGGTTTTGCGCCAAGTAAAAACCCTGAAATGTGGAATCAAAACCTATTCAACGGCATGGCCAAACTGGCAAAACAAGATTGCAGCTGTGCAACGTTTACCGCCGCTGGTTTTGTTCGCCGTGGTTTAATCGAAGCTGGCTTTGCGATGAAAAAAGTTAAAGGCTTTGGTACCAAACGGGAAATGATTGCAGGCCGACTTGGCGAAAAGCGCGCTCACACCAACATCAAACCTTGGTATGGCCTTTCAGAGCACAGTGAATCACAAGACATTGCGATCATTGGTGGTGGTGTCGCCAGTGCTGCATTAGCCAAAACGCTAAGTCGTCGTGGTAAAAACATCACCCTTTATTGTGAACACCAACAAGCCGCGGGAAATGCCTCTGGCAACAATCAAGGTGCCATTTATCCGCTACTCAGCGAAGCAACATCTAATGTTTCAAGAATATTTGGACCTAGCTTATTGTTTGCCCGCCAATTTATTAATCAAGCAGCACAATCAATAAACTTCGATCACCACTGGTGTGGCGTGAACATTTTGATGTGGGATGAAGGCTCCACTAAAAAGCTCAACCGTATGTTAGAAGGCAACTTCCACACCGATTTGATTCAGCGTTTATCGCCAGAGCAAGCCAACGAAAAGATTGGCTTACCCGTCGATAAAGAGAGTGTTTACTTCCCACTGGGTGGGTGGCTAAGCCCGCTTCAGCTAACTCAAGGCTTGATTGGCAAGTTAGTAGAGACCAACAAAGTGAGCGCACACTACCAACATCAAATAACACAACTTGAATGGTTAGACGCAGAGCAACAATGGCTGCTGACCATTGATACACCTCAAGGCGAAATTCAAGCCAAACACGACCAAGTGGTTGTTGCTAACGGGCACAAGTTCACCCAATTTGAACAAACTCGCCCCGTACCTCTGACGCCAGTAAAAGGCCAAGTGAGCCATATTCCTACCACGGAAAATCTCAGCCAACTAAAAACCGTGTTGTGCTTTGATGGCTATCTTACGCCGCAGAATCCAAACAATGGTCATCACTGTATTGGTGCGAACTACGACAAAACCAATATCGACCAGGAATTTGATATTGAGGTTCAACAGCACAATGGCGAGCGCCTACATGGGTCTCTACCAGACCAAGTATGGACAAAAGATGTCGACACCAGTGACAACTTAGCGCGCCAAGGTATCCGAAGCGTAAGCCGTGACCACCTCCCGTTTGTCGGAAACGTTGGCGATTTTGAATCAATCAAAGAACAGTACCAAGACCTGCACAACTTCAACCCGCAACGTCACTCTATTGATGATGTTCAAACGGTAACAAGCTTCCCTAACCTATACTGCTTTATCGGGCTAGGCTCACGCGGCTTGAGCTCTGCGCCATTATTAGCTGAAGTGTTAGCATCACAAATTTGTGGCGATCCGCTTCCCTTACCTGTCGATGTGCTTGAGGCGATTCACCCAAGCAGAATGTGGGTGCGCAGACTGCGTAAAGGCAAAGCATTAACGGCTGGATGGGTTGCAGACAAGCACTCTAAATCAAATTCATAG
- a CDS encoding NADPH-dependent FMN reductase: MKVIAFGASTSSTSINKTLATYAANLIEGAEVKVLNINDYNVPMFSEDTEKEIGQAEGAQAFLRDLAEADAFVISFAEHNGHYPAAYKNLFDWTTRIERAVFGEKPAVYLATSPGPGGAQTVLGAATGSAPYFGGNVKASLSVPSFYDNFDFESGAISNEEIAQQIKDAVAKL, encoded by the coding sequence ATGAAAGTTATCGCATTCGGCGCAAGCACCAGCTCTACCTCTATCAACAAAACTCTAGCAACTTACGCAGCTAACTTGATTGAAGGTGCTGAAGTCAAAGTTCTAAACATCAACGATTACAACGTTCCTATGTTCAGTGAAGACACTGAAAAAGAGATTGGTCAAGCGGAAGGTGCTCAAGCATTCCTACGTGACCTAGCAGAAGCTGACGCATTTGTTATCTCTTTCGCTGAGCACAACGGCCACTACCCAGCGGCGTACAAAAACCTATTTGACTGGACGACACGCATTGAGCGTGCAGTATTTGGCGAGAAACCTGCGGTTTACTTAGCGACATCACCAGGCCCTGGTGGCGCACAAACAGTACTTGGCGCAGCAACTGGTTCGGCTCCGTACTTTGGTGGTAACGTTAAAGCATCGCTTTCAGTGCCTAGCTTCTACGATAACTTTGATTTTGAGTCTGGTGCTATCAGCAACGAAGAGATCGCCCAACAGATTAAAGACGCGGTTGCTAAGCTGTAA
- a CDS encoding YfcL family protein: MIIEFEEKLLELIDARIENASDDELFAGGYLRGHISLSVASCEEDGIEDVAEVKLRIEKSLEDARSELTPADRTIVNDLWVELQNQA; encoded by the coding sequence ATGATTATCGAATTTGAAGAAAAACTACTTGAATTAATTGATGCTCGCATTGAAAACGCATCAGATGATGAACTGTTTGCTGGTGGTTACTTACGTGGTCATATTTCTCTTTCAGTAGCTTCATGTGAAGAAGACGGTATTGAAGACGTAGCAGAAGTTAAATTGCGTATTGAGAAGAGCCTAGAAGACGCACGTTCTGAATTGACGCCAGCCGATCGTACGATCGTTAATGACCTTTGGGTTGAGCTGCAAAACCAAGCTTAA
- a CDS encoding trimeric intracellular cation channel family protein, whose product MLLSVLYIIGITAEAMTGALSAGKQKMDWFGVMLVASATAIGGGTVRDILLGHYPLGWVENPQYLAITCIAGVITTGLAKWVIKLKGLFIRLDALGLIVFSIIGTKVAMTMGLHPMICMVSALVTGVFGGLLRDLICRQTPLVLHEELYASVALVASGLYLGLLELGINDVTATIVTLVVGYLLRMAAVRFKWRLPSFQLDPESSVH is encoded by the coding sequence ATGCTACTAAGTGTTTTGTATATCATTGGCATCACGGCAGAAGCCATGACCGGTGCTCTCAGTGCTGGCAAACAAAAAATGGATTGGTTTGGTGTAATGCTGGTTGCAAGTGCAACGGCAATTGGCGGCGGTACAGTAAGAGACATTTTACTCGGTCATTACCCATTAGGCTGGGTTGAAAACCCCCAGTATCTGGCGATCACTTGTATTGCTGGTGTTATCACAACGGGATTAGCCAAATGGGTAATCAAACTAAAAGGCTTGTTCATTCGTTTGGATGCGTTGGGGCTTATCGTATTCAGTATCATTGGTACTAAAGTAGCGATGACCATGGGTCTGCATCCAATGATTTGTATGGTGTCTGCATTAGTGACTGGCGTGTTTGGTGGTTTGCTACGTGACCTTATCTGTCGTCAAACGCCACTAGTCTTGCATGAAGAGTTGTACGCATCTGTCGCCCTTGTCGCTTCAGGCTTGTACTTAGGTCTTCTTGAACTAGGCATCAACGATGTGACCGCGACGATCGTGACATTGGTTGTAGGCTATTTACTGCGCATGGCAGCAGTGAGATTCAAATGGCGCTTGCCTTCGTTCCAGCTTGATCCGGAAAGCTCTGTGCATTAG
- the fabB gene encoding beta-ketoacyl-ACP synthase I, whose protein sequence is MKRVVITGMGIVSSIGNNVEEVLASLKEGKSGITASEQFKENGLRSQVWGNLKMNPADHIDRKKMRFMGDAAAFAYLSMEQAIADSGLTEDQVSNDRTGIVAGSGGASSLNQVNAVDIIREKGVKRVGPYMVPRTMASTVSACLATPFKIRGVNYSMSSACATSAHCIGHAMELIQLGKQDVVFAGGGEELDWSLTMMFDAMGALSTKYNDTPELASRTYDADRDGFVISGGGGMLVIEELEHAVARGAKIYGEIVGYGATSDGYDMVAPSGEGAVRCMKMAMQNVDGVDYVNTHGTSTPVGDVKELGAIQEVFGGNSPAISATKAMTGHALGAAGVHEAIYSTLMLDNGFIAPSINVANLDEAGEGLDIVTEAREQELTTVMSNSFGFGGTNATLVIKKYQG, encoded by the coding sequence ATGAAACGAGTCGTAATCACCGGTATGGGTATTGTTTCAAGTATCGGTAACAACGTCGAAGAAGTTTTAGCATCACTGAAAGAGGGTAAATCAGGTATTACCGCTTCAGAGCAGTTCAAGGAAAATGGCTTGCGCTCTCAAGTATGGGGTAACCTAAAAATGAACCCTGCTGACCATATCGATCGCAAAAAAATGCGCTTTATGGGTGATGCAGCGGCATTCGCTTATCTTTCAATGGAGCAAGCAATTGCTGACTCTGGTTTAACTGAAGATCAAGTATCTAATGACCGCACGGGTATCGTAGCGGGTTCTGGTGGTGCTTCATCTCTAAACCAAGTAAACGCAGTAGACATCATCCGTGAAAAAGGCGTGAAGCGCGTTGGCCCATACATGGTTCCACGTACAATGGCTTCTACGGTTTCTGCTTGTCTAGCAACACCTTTCAAAATCCGTGGTGTGAACTACTCTATGAGTTCTGCATGTGCAACATCTGCGCACTGTATCGGTCACGCAATGGAGCTTATCCAACTTGGTAAGCAAGACGTAGTATTCGCTGGTGGCGGTGAAGAACTGGATTGGTCTCTGACTATGATGTTCGACGCAATGGGCGCACTTTCTACTAAGTACAACGACACGCCAGAATTGGCTTCTCGTACTTACGATGCTGACCGTGACGGTTTCGTTATCTCTGGTGGCGGCGGTATGTTAGTTATCGAAGAGCTTGAGCACGCTGTTGCTCGTGGTGCGAAAATCTATGGCGAGATCGTAGGTTACGGCGCAACTTCAGATGGCTACGACATGGTTGCTCCTTCTGGTGAAGGCGCGGTTCGTTGTATGAAGATGGCAATGCAAAACGTTGATGGCGTTGACTACGTGAACACTCACGGTACTTCAACTCCTGTTGGTGACGTTAAAGAACTTGGCGCAATCCAAGAAGTCTTTGGCGGCAACAGCCCAGCAATCTCAGCAACTAAAGCGATGACAGGTCACGCTCTAGGTGCAGCTGGTGTACACGAAGCAATTTACTCAACACTAATGCTTGATAATGGCTTTATCGCACCAAGCATCAACGTTGCAAACTTAGACGAAGCGGGCGAAGGCCTAGACATCGTAACCGAAGCTCGTGAACAAGAGCTAACAACGGTTATGTCTAACAGCTTTGGTTTCGGCGGTACGAACGCAACGCTAGTAATCAAAAAATACCAAGGCTAA
- a CDS encoding elongation factor P hydroxylase, whose protein sequence is MTHQYPDIIDIFNQTFFESFNTKLELGADEPIYLPADEEIPHHRIVFARGFYASALHEIAHWCVAGPERRLLEDFGYWYEPDGRTESVQAEFEKVEIRPQAYEWIIATSAGFPFNVSCDNLHGDFEPDRLAFMNKVHSEVMGIFEAGLPPRVKMLSEALRSFYDVEPLCTSQFIVK, encoded by the coding sequence ATGACACACCAATACCCAGACATCATCGACATTTTCAATCAAACCTTTTTCGAGAGCTTCAATACTAAGCTAGAACTGGGAGCGGACGAGCCCATTTACCTGCCTGCCGATGAGGAGATTCCTCATCACCGTATCGTTTTTGCTCGTGGCTTTTATGCTTCAGCACTTCATGAGATAGCGCACTGGTGTGTGGCTGGTCCTGAGCGTCGCTTATTGGAAGATTTTGGTTACTGGTATGAGCCTGATGGCCGAACTGAGTCGGTTCAAGCTGAGTTTGAAAAAGTGGAAATTCGCCCACAAGCGTATGAATGGATCATTGCGACCAGCGCAGGCTTTCCTTTTAATGTCAGCTGTGACAATCTACACGGCGATTTTGAGCCAGATCGTTTGGCCTTTATGAATAAAGTACACAGCGAAGTTATGGGTATCTTTGAAGCTGGTCTGCCGCCTCGCGTGAAAATGCTCTCTGAAGCATTACGCAGCTTCTACGATGTAGAACCTTTATGTACTAGCCAATTTATTGTGAAATAA
- a CDS encoding aspartate-semialdehyde dehydrogenase — MSQEFNIAILGATGAVGETILEVLKERKFPVGEMHLLASERSEGKTSRFNGKTIQVQNVEDFDWSQVHIAFFSAGSDLSERWAPIAADEGVVVIDNTSRFRYEYDVPLVVPEVNPEAIAEFRNRNIIANPNCSTIQMVVALKPIHDEVGLERINVSTYQSVSGAGKPGIDELAGQTAKLLNGMPADKSAFSQQIAFNCIPQIDEFTENGYTREEMKMVWETQKIFADSSITVNPTCVRVPVFYGHAESLHIETRAPIGAEQVVQLLENTEGVEVFQALDFPTQVRDAGGKDHVMVGRIRNDISHHSGVNMWVVADNVRKGAATNAVQIAEVLIRDYF, encoded by the coding sequence ATGAGCCAAGAATTTAATATTGCTATTTTAGGTGCGACTGGTGCGGTTGGTGAAACCATTCTTGAAGTACTTAAAGAGCGTAAATTCCCTGTCGGTGAAATGCACTTACTAGCAAGTGAACGTAGTGAAGGCAAAACTTCCCGTTTTAACGGCAAAACAATACAAGTACAAAACGTAGAAGACTTCGATTGGTCTCAAGTACATATTGCGTTTTTCTCTGCAGGTAGCGATCTTTCAGAGCGTTGGGCTCCAATCGCCGCTGACGAAGGTGTGGTTGTTATCGATAACACATCACGTTTCCGTTATGAATACGATGTTCCTCTGGTTGTGCCTGAAGTGAACCCTGAAGCAATTGCTGAGTTCCGTAACCGTAACATCATCGCGAACCCTAACTGCTCGACTATCCAAATGGTAGTGGCACTAAAACCAATTCACGATGAAGTGGGCCTTGAGCGTATTAACGTTTCAACTTACCAATCTGTGTCTGGTGCAGGTAAGCCAGGTATCGATGAGCTAGCAGGTCAGACGGCTAAGCTTCTTAACGGTATGCCAGCTGACAAGTCAGCGTTCTCACAGCAGATCGCGTTCAACTGTATTCCTCAAATCGATGAATTTACAGAGAACGGCTACACCCGTGAAGAGATGAAGATGGTTTGGGAAACTCAGAAGATCTTTGCTGATTCATCAATCACGGTTAATCCGACTTGTGTTCGTGTTCCTGTGTTCTATGGTCACGCTGAATCTCTACACATTGAAACTCGCGCGCCAATCGGTGCTGAGCAAGTTGTTCAGCTTTTAGAGAACACGGAAGGTGTTGAAGTTTTCCAAGCTTTAGATTTCCCAACTCAGGTTCGTGATGCAGGTGGTAAAGACCACGTAATGGTTGGTCGTATTCGTAACGACATCAGCCATCACAGCGGTGTGAACATGTGGGTGGTTGCTGATAACGTTCGTAAAGGCGCAGCAACAAACGCAGTTCAAATCGCTGAAGTTCTGATTCGCGATTACTTCTAA